One genomic segment of Vibrio fluvialis includes these proteins:
- a CDS encoding LysR substrate-binding domain-containing protein, with protein sequence MHLPSTKTLQAFLATAEHLNFTRAADALNLTQGAISRQILALEDLLGVKLFFRHARGLSLTQQGVKFVPHAEDVLRRLRMAIDDVSSTPSTIKLNAPSCVTSWLLPRLMAFQDAHPDIDVELTSTIKHHPDPNFDLFDAVISYGKTPKLPSVMSHLLFEERLTPICRPELLQTYGGELSVKQLTQFTWLHANTEQSDWKLWLTHHGERGLASKLNQHFSTLDQAMNAAQQGFGIAVGDVTLAEQDLAMKRLMMPFDDTVLSGHSYYFLFPKQSDNPMLDRLQNWLVSGYKAQTNL encoded by the coding sequence ATGCATCTTCCATCGACCAAAACACTGCAGGCGTTTCTTGCCACCGCAGAACATCTCAATTTTACCCGCGCTGCTGACGCGCTGAACCTGACGCAGGGGGCGATCAGCCGCCAGATTCTGGCGTTAGAAGATCTGTTGGGTGTTAAGTTGTTTTTCCGTCATGCGCGCGGATTGTCGCTGACTCAACAAGGGGTGAAGTTTGTGCCGCATGCCGAAGATGTGCTGCGCCGTTTGCGCATGGCCATCGATGATGTTTCCAGCACGCCGTCGACCATTAAACTCAACGCACCGAGCTGTGTGACCTCTTGGTTGCTGCCGCGGCTGATGGCGTTTCAGGATGCGCATCCAGATATCGACGTCGAACTGACCTCAACCATCAAACACCATCCTGACCCTAACTTTGACCTGTTCGATGCGGTGATCAGCTATGGCAAAACGCCTAAGCTGCCATCGGTGATGAGCCATCTGTTGTTTGAAGAGCGCCTGACGCCAATTTGCCGACCTGAGCTGCTGCAGACTTATGGCGGGGAACTTTCGGTGAAACAGCTCACTCAATTTACCTGGCTGCATGCCAATACCGAGCAGAGTGACTGGAAGCTGTGGCTGACCCATCACGGTGAACGCGGGCTGGCCAGCAAACTCAATCAGCATTTTTCTACCCTGGATCAGGCGATGAATGCGGCGCAGCAAGGTTTTGGCATTGCTGTCGGCGACGTCACACTGGCGGAGCAGGACTTGGCGATGAAGCGGCTGATGATGCCGTTTGACGACACGGTGCTCTCCGGCCACAGCTACTATTTCCTGTTCCCGAAACAGAGCGATAACCCGATGCTGGACAGATTGCAGAACTGGCTGGTCTCCGGCTATAAAGCGCAAACCAACCTGTAA
- the hisC gene encoding histidinol-phosphate transaminase, which translates to MSSIASTLAPEAIKKLIPYQSARRIGGSGRVWLNANELESAIHYGAHEQSYNRYPDFLPHDVASAYQRYCQVDTPVMAVRGADEAIDLLIRTFCQPGKDKIVVCSPTYAMYEFCADALAIDTLHVPLLGDDFALDTQGVIAAAKDANLVFLCSPNNPTGNPLASEAIIEVLEGTRHDALVVVDEAYIEFELNQSVASLIATYPNLVVIRTLSKAFGLAAVRCGFIIADASVMEYVAKLIPPYPMPDSSATIVLQALSEQGLEKVHRVTQQLIDTREWFIGELHTLDFIAKIYPSSTNFVLLRARTGKDLFAYLLKHGIVTRNQSHDPALRDCVRITIGSLTSMQEVVEVLRRYPSQS; encoded by the coding sequence ATGTCTTCCATTGCATCGACACTGGCACCAGAGGCCATAAAAAAATTAATACCTTATCAATCTGCACGCCGTATCGGTGGTTCCGGTCGCGTGTGGCTTAACGCCAACGAACTCGAAAGCGCGATTCACTACGGAGCTCACGAGCAGAGTTACAACCGCTATCCGGATTTTCTGCCCCACGACGTCGCCAGTGCTTACCAACGTTATTGCCAGGTCGACACGCCCGTTATGGCCGTGCGCGGCGCGGATGAAGCGATTGATCTGCTGATCCGCACCTTCTGTCAGCCAGGCAAAGACAAAATCGTCGTCTGCTCACCAACCTATGCAATGTACGAATTCTGTGCAGACGCTCTCGCCATTGATACTTTGCATGTGCCGCTGCTGGGTGATGATTTTGCGCTCGATACTCAAGGGGTGATTGCCGCCGCCAAAGATGCCAATCTGGTCTTCCTCTGTTCACCGAACAACCCGACCGGTAACCCGCTGGCCAGCGAGGCGATCATCGAAGTGCTTGAAGGCACCCGCCATGACGCTTTAGTGGTGGTCGACGAAGCCTACATTGAATTTGAACTCAATCAGAGCGTGGCTTCACTGATTGCCACTTACCCGAATCTGGTTGTGATTCGTACCCTGTCCAAAGCCTTTGGTCTGGCGGCGGTGCGCTGCGGTTTTATCATCGCCGATGCCAGCGTGATGGAGTACGTCGCCAAACTGATCCCGCCTTATCCGATGCCGGATTCCAGCGCGACCATCGTGCTGCAAGCTTTGTCTGAACAAGGGTTGGAGAAGGTTCACCGGGTGACTCAACAACTGATTGATACCCGCGAATGGTTTATCGGTGAACTTCACACTCTGGACTTCATCGCCAAGATTTACCCTTCCTCCACCAATTTCGTGTTACTGCGCGCGCGCACAGGTAAAGATCTGTTTGCGTATCTGCTTAAGCACGGTATTGTGACTCGTAATCAAAGTCATGATCCTGCGCTGAGAGACTGCGTGCGTATCACTATCGGTAGCCTAACGAGCATGCAAGAAGTGGTAGAAGTGCTCCGTCGTTACCCGTCGCAATCATAG
- a CDS encoding ABC transporter substrate-binding protein: MKKFAVGMACVATLFCAAVSAKEVRLASDFTYPPFNYKNSAGEPVGFDIEIADALCKEAKLDCTWVAQSWDALIPSLLARKSDVIMASMRITDDRKKKVLFTNKYYQTPARFVTRKDGTFTLDKAGLTGKVIGVQQGTIHDRYVTDKFGSVAEIKRYTGQDEVYIDMQNGRLDATFGNADQLSLAFLDKTDGQDFEFKGEAVTDKAYIGEGTALALRKQDQELAAKFNQAIETIRANGTYDKIAAKYFSFDIYGENL, from the coding sequence ATGAAAAAATTTGCTGTTGGTATGGCGTGTGTCGCCACTCTGTTCTGCGCTGCGGTTTCTGCTAAAGAAGTCCGTCTGGCGTCCGACTTTACCTATCCACCGTTCAACTACAAAAACAGCGCTGGTGAACCGGTTGGCTTTGATATCGAAATCGCCGATGCGTTGTGTAAAGAAGCCAAACTCGATTGTACCTGGGTCGCTCAGAGCTGGGATGCACTGATCCCTAGCCTGTTGGCCCGTAAATCTGACGTGATCATGGCTTCAATGCGCATTACTGACGATCGTAAAAAGAAAGTGCTTTTCACCAACAAATACTACCAAACGCCAGCGCGTTTCGTGACCCGCAAGGACGGGACCTTCACGCTGGATAAAGCAGGCCTGACCGGCAAAGTGATTGGCGTGCAGCAAGGCACCATTCACGATCGCTACGTGACCGACAAATTTGGTTCAGTGGCTGAGATCAAACGCTATACCGGTCAGGATGAAGTGTACATCGACATGCAAAACGGTCGTCTGGACGCCACGTTTGGTAACGCGGATCAGCTCTCACTCGCTTTCCTGGATAAAACCGATGGCCAAGATTTCGAATTCAAGGGTGAAGCGGTGACCGATAAAGCCTACATTGGTGAAGGCACCGCACTGGCACTGCGTAAACAGGATCAGGAACTGGCCGCCAAATTCAATCAGGCGATTGAAACCATTCGAGCCAATGGTACTTACGACAAAATCGCAGCGAAATATTTCAGTTTTGATATCTACGGTGAAAACCTGTAA
- a CDS encoding DMT family transporter: MSNRHSPAKGAFWMLTAGLAFALVNSVTQIASIHFGLASTTVAFIQYAVAIVVILPYLRSLGIRRSLRTAHFKWHVLRVLLAVIGIQLWLWALAYPVPIWQGIALLMTSPLFATLGSGLILKERVGTARWCATLAGFIGAMIILEPWADDFSWAALLPVGAALFWASYSLMVKHLSAQDSPSTMVVYLLLLITPFNLLLAIPEWRTPQGTQIWLLLLAAGVMTALAQWAIVKAYSLADASFVQPFDHAKLPLNVLAGWMVFGWVPPGRLWLGAAIIIASVAFITHWETKKTAREIKAA, from the coding sequence ATGTCGAACCGTCATTCTCCTGCAAAGGGCGCATTCTGGATGCTGACCGCTGGTCTTGCGTTTGCTCTGGTCAACAGCGTGACACAAATTGCCAGTATTCATTTTGGCCTGGCCTCCACCACAGTCGCGTTTATTCAGTACGCGGTCGCTATCGTTGTGATTCTGCCTTATTTGCGCTCGCTCGGTATTCGCCGTTCACTGCGCACCGCCCATTTTAAATGGCACGTCCTGCGTGTCCTGCTGGCCGTGATTGGGATTCAGTTGTGGCTTTGGGCTCTCGCGTATCCTGTACCTATCTGGCAAGGTATCGCATTGCTGATGACATCTCCGCTGTTTGCGACACTCGGTTCCGGTCTGATTCTCAAAGAGCGGGTCGGAACGGCTCGCTGGTGTGCCACGCTGGCCGGATTCATCGGTGCGATGATCATTCTTGAACCGTGGGCTGACGATTTCAGTTGGGCGGCGCTATTACCCGTTGGAGCTGCGTTGTTCTGGGCCAGCTACTCGTTGATGGTCAAACACCTTTCGGCACAAGATTCACCGTCCACCATGGTGGTTTACCTGCTGCTACTGATCACGCCATTCAACCTGCTACTCGCCATTCCGGAATGGCGGACACCGCAAGGCACACAAATTTGGCTGCTACTGCTCGCTGCAGGTGTGATGACAGCGCTGGCGCAATGGGCCATTGTTAAAGCCTATTCACTGGCTGACGCTTCTTTTGTTCAGCCGTTCGACCACGCCAAACTGCCCTTGAACGTCTTGGCAGGTTGGATGGTGTTTGGCTGGGTTCCACCGGGGCGTTTGTGGCTGGGCGCAGCGATCATCATCGCATCGGTCGCGTTTATTACCCATTGGGAAACAAAAAAGACGGCGCGTGAAATAAAAGCGGCGTAA
- a CDS encoding glutaredoxin, giving the protein MATPIKVTLYRWAGQFGPFKVNIPCGECTLTKDILNDTFSNELAGIPIELEVKDWLSHWWEPLRYGAWHAPIVIVEGKVVSQGEALNRGMLVQSVIQAWTPRDTLTGNIVFGKASCPYCTKAKNLLQSAGIDYDYRDVIKDSAALYRMIPEVKAIIGEKTPVTVPQIWLDGQYIGGCDALETWLAANPHKAKQGNVVKLTGKVL; this is encoded by the coding sequence ATGGCAACGCCGATTAAAGTCACCCTATACCGCTGGGCTGGGCAGTTTGGACCGTTTAAGGTCAACATTCCCTGTGGCGAATGTACGCTCACCAAAGACATACTCAATGATACCTTCAGCAACGAACTGGCGGGTATTCCGATTGAGCTGGAAGTCAAAGATTGGCTGAGCCATTGGTGGGAGCCTTTGCGTTACGGAGCTTGGCACGCACCGATTGTTATCGTAGAGGGCAAAGTGGTCAGTCAGGGTGAAGCACTTAACCGTGGCATGCTTGTGCAGTCCGTGATTCAGGCATGGACACCCAGAGACACGCTCACCGGCAATATTGTCTTTGGCAAAGCGAGTTGCCCCTACTGCACCAAAGCGAAAAACTTACTGCAGTCGGCGGGTATCGATTACGACTACCGGGATGTCATCAAAGACAGCGCAGCCCTGTATCGCATGATCCCAGAAGTGAAAGCCATCATCGGCGAGAAAACACCAGTAACCGTGCCGCAGATATGGCTGGATGGCCAATACATCGGGGGATGTGATGCATTGGAGACCTGGTTGGCAGCCAACCCTCACAAGGCCAAGCAAGGCAATGTTGTCAAATTAACTGGCAAAGTTCTGTAA
- a CDS encoding multidrug effflux MFS transporter, which produces MNREAQDSFKKTPMLLAMMIIATGQVGVAIYLPSLPMISQDLQVDQASVQMLVTLFLLGFGGSQLFYGALSDAVGRRPTFILGQGIYLLGTILCVAFSDSFSSLEMGRLLQGLGAGSASVLGRSVLRDSYDGHHLTKAMSYIAITASIMPIVAPVVGGWMTYHFSWQAVFIFVMVYISAIFTLGYFILPETLPYAKKRFEPSKVAMNYWALLRNWQVLSSASYNWISYLSSLVTLSVLPFLLQKQLGMTAAEYGSIMIIPSAGLLVGSVLVNIFHRRFSSRQLLGTAIGIMIFAGVWLLITPFNVFNLVWAFTWLTVAQGISFPLSTTLLLAPHKTQAGSVSALSGSIQMLIAGLLGGFLVEHCVTQQSSLGWFYLATSSSMLFVLMLSVSQPETSTQPST; this is translated from the coding sequence ATGAACAGAGAAGCACAAGATTCCTTTAAAAAAACGCCAATGCTGTTAGCGATGATGATCATCGCCACCGGCCAGGTCGGTGTTGCCATTTATCTGCCGTCGCTCCCCATGATCAGCCAGGATTTGCAGGTTGATCAGGCCAGTGTCCAGATGCTGGTCACCTTATTCCTGCTGGGTTTTGGCGGTTCACAACTCTTTTACGGCGCATTGTCTGATGCGGTAGGGAGACGTCCGACTTTTATTCTGGGTCAGGGCATTTACCTGCTGGGTACCATATTATGCGTTGCGTTTTCCGACAGCTTCAGTTCGCTGGAAATGGGGCGCCTGCTTCAGGGCTTAGGGGCGGGTAGTGCGTCCGTGTTGGGGCGCAGTGTGTTGCGAGACAGTTACGATGGCCACCATCTGACCAAAGCGATGTCTTACATCGCCATTACCGCGTCGATCATGCCGATCGTTGCCCCGGTTGTGGGCGGCTGGATGACCTATCATTTCAGCTGGCAGGCGGTGTTCATTTTTGTCATGGTGTACATCAGTGCCATTTTTACCCTGGGTTACTTTATTCTGCCGGAAACCCTGCCCTATGCGAAAAAGCGCTTTGAACCGTCCAAAGTGGCGATGAATTACTGGGCGCTGCTGCGCAACTGGCAGGTGCTGAGCAGTGCGAGCTATAACTGGATCAGCTATCTCTCCAGTCTGGTTACGTTGTCTGTGTTGCCATTTCTGCTGCAAAAGCAGCTGGGCATGACGGCCGCAGAATACGGCAGCATTATGATTATTCCGTCAGCAGGTTTGCTGGTGGGAAGCGTACTGGTGAATATTTTTCATCGCCGTTTTTCCAGCCGTCAGTTGCTAGGTACGGCGATCGGCATCATGATTTTTGCGGGCGTCTGGCTGCTTATTACGCCGTTTAATGTGTTCAATTTGGTGTGGGCGTTTACCTGGTTAACGGTCGCGCAAGGCATTTCCTTCCCGCTCTCTACCACGCTGTTACTGGCACCGCATAAGACTCAGGCCGGGTCGGTGTCGGCGCTGTCGGGTTCCATTCAGATGTTGATTGCCGGGCTGCTGGGTGGCTTTTTGGTTGAACACTGCGTGACGCAGCAGTCGTCGCTCGGCTGGTTCTATCTGGCAACCAGCTCCAGCATGCTATTCGTACTGATGCTGTCGGTTTCCCAACCAGAAACCTCAACTCAGCCGTCTACCTGA
- a CDS encoding LysR family transcriptional regulator has translation MDWLQSAKTYIRVVEEGSFNGAARKLNTTSSAVSKRIHWLEERIGVQLLKRTTRSVTQTEAGVLFYERAKAQLESWQSVVDETRSLNQNPAGLLKIGATLAVGSKFLMQYVDEFLQRYPDIRIQLTTTTPGQLPELHLDLFISREIDQLNSLSFKATPLFVHKAGFYASPQYLQRHGTPTSLHDLTRHNVLCWGEQTSREVKTNNNKRLTLSGNFATTNPEALFYAGKCGMGIVVSNHVMLKEDLRQGTLVRILPDVTIDQATVFAYYPKLDYQHTRTHLFLNFLKEKLAQSQDGEM, from the coding sequence ATGGACTGGCTACAAAGTGCAAAAACATACATTCGAGTAGTCGAAGAAGGCAGCTTCAACGGCGCAGCACGAAAGCTCAATACCACGAGCTCGGCGGTCAGCAAGCGAATTCACTGGCTGGAAGAGCGCATCGGTGTTCAGTTATTGAAACGCACAACTCGCTCCGTCACCCAAACAGAAGCGGGCGTTCTGTTTTATGAAAGAGCCAAAGCACAACTGGAAAGCTGGCAGTCCGTGGTCGACGAGACACGTTCACTTAACCAGAATCCGGCCGGGCTGCTTAAGATCGGTGCGACCCTTGCGGTAGGTTCGAAATTCCTGATGCAGTATGTCGATGAGTTTCTCCAGCGTTATCCGGACATTCGAATTCAGCTCACCACCACCACACCAGGCCAGTTGCCTGAACTGCATCTCGACCTGTTCATCAGCCGTGAAATCGACCAGCTCAATTCACTCAGTTTCAAAGCCACTCCGCTGTTTGTGCACAAAGCTGGCTTCTATGCCTCGCCACAATACCTGCAGCGCCACGGCACGCCGACCAGTTTGCACGATCTGACTCGCCACAATGTGTTGTGTTGGGGTGAGCAAACCAGCCGCGAGGTCAAAACCAACAACAATAAGCGCCTGACGCTGTCAGGTAACTTCGCCACCACGAACCCGGAAGCGCTGTTCTACGCCGGAAAATGCGGCATGGGAATCGTGGTGTCTAACCATGTGATGTTGAAAGAAGATCTCAGACAAGGAACTCTGGTGCGAATTCTGCCGGACGTCACTATCGATCAAGCGACGGTGTTTGCCTACTACCCGAAACTCGATTACCAGCACACGCGCACGCATCTGTTCCTGAATTTCCTCAAAGAGAAACTGGCTCAATCGCAGGATGGAGAGATGTAA
- a CDS encoding putative bifunctional diguanylate cyclase/phosphodiesterase: protein MTTTSLARDAVSLDTISELILLDGKALLDRVTYTLHTHLGSFCTCIIELDKSHYKAHSISYAAEQQLVDNVCYQMKGTPCEQVSKSKQEYCLFPSQVSKTFPYDDFLHDHGIEAYLGIPLRSKSGEVLGILISTFTTPVRDESVVVEYHRILARIIVHSLRNKWLSERSESLVNQLSYEVSHDNLTNLMNRNYLSDKLERLVETSSEPFTLAYLDIDNFKSINDLYGHYIGDQIIKFVANAILQCVRDENLTFRIAGDEFAFITFSNDPLSICRSILDKLDQGYFDPSHRIKVSLSIGIAKKSHEPISADQLILNASLALKDCKQSNNSHIRCYDTHLSSQYHRRTQVINALRSELDKLSVADSEIYVVVQPIVRRCQKEWNYFEVLSRWNSATLGFVSPMEFIEAAEQSGLIIELGEKIVELACQAKAELERQFGYKVKLGLNCSAHELANSTRYLNHLMATITRYHFEPREFTIELTETVLLSQTNEVKYILDKLRELGFTVALDDFGTGYSSLNYIHSYPIDCIKIDATFIRNMLCNETAERVVWLIVQLAKQLNVDLIAEGVEDQEALNKLYVMGCDQIQGYYFAKPEVPTKIVQQWRSLQSPKQA, encoded by the coding sequence ATGACTACAACATCACTGGCTAGAGATGCAGTTAGTCTGGATACGATTTCTGAGCTGATACTGTTGGATGGTAAGGCTTTGTTAGACAGGGTAACGTATACCCTGCACACCCATTTGGGCTCATTTTGTACCTGTATCATCGAACTGGATAAGTCACACTACAAAGCTCACAGTATTTCGTACGCAGCTGAACAACAACTGGTTGACAATGTGTGCTATCAAATGAAGGGCACGCCTTGCGAGCAAGTGTCCAAATCAAAGCAGGAGTACTGCCTGTTTCCTTCCCAAGTTAGCAAAACGTTCCCCTACGATGACTTTCTGCATGATCATGGCATCGAAGCCTATCTCGGTATCCCTCTGCGCAGTAAAAGCGGTGAAGTGCTAGGAATATTGATCTCCACCTTCACCACTCCGGTGCGTGATGAAAGTGTGGTGGTGGAATATCACCGCATTCTGGCGCGGATCATTGTTCACAGCCTGAGAAACAAATGGCTCTCCGAACGTTCAGAAAGCCTGGTCAATCAGCTCAGCTACGAGGTTTCCCACGATAACCTCACCAATCTGATGAACCGCAACTATCTGTCCGACAAGTTGGAACGTCTGGTAGAAACCAGTAGTGAGCCGTTCACTCTGGCCTATCTCGACATCGATAACTTTAAATCAATCAATGACTTATATGGTCACTACATTGGCGACCAAATCATCAAGTTTGTTGCCAATGCTATTTTGCAATGTGTACGCGATGAGAATCTGACCTTTCGTATCGCAGGTGACGAGTTTGCTTTCATTACGTTTTCCAACGACCCACTCAGCATCTGTCGCAGCATTCTCGACAAACTGGATCAGGGCTACTTTGACCCGTCACACCGCATCAAGGTCAGCCTGAGTATCGGTATTGCCAAGAAATCACACGAACCCATTTCCGCGGATCAGTTGATCCTCAATGCCAGTCTGGCGCTCAAAGATTGTAAGCAGAGCAACAACAGTCACATTCGTTGCTACGATACCCACCTGAGCAGCCAGTATCATCGCCGCACTCAGGTCATCAACGCACTACGCAGCGAGCTGGATAAGCTCTCGGTGGCTGATTCTGAAATCTATGTTGTGGTGCAGCCTATCGTGCGCCGCTGCCAGAAAGAGTGGAATTACTTTGAAGTGCTCTCGCGCTGGAATAGTGCGACCTTAGGTTTTGTCTCGCCGATGGAGTTTATCGAAGCGGCGGAGCAATCCGGTTTGATCATTGAACTGGGTGAAAAGATTGTTGAGTTGGCCTGCCAGGCAAAAGCGGAACTTGAACGCCAGTTTGGCTACAAAGTGAAGCTCGGTCTCAACTGCTCGGCACATGAACTGGCGAACTCTACCCGTTACCTCAACCACTTGATGGCAACCATCACACGCTACCATTTTGAACCGCGTGAATTCACCATTGAGCTGACCGAAACTGTGTTGCTGTCGCAGACCAATGAAGTGAAATACATCCTCGATAAACTGCGCGAGCTGGGCTTTACGGTGGCGCTGGATGACTTCGGTACTGGCTATTCGAGTTTGAACTACATTCACAGCTACCCGATCGATTGCATCAAGATAGACGCAACATTCATTCGCAACATGCTGTGCAATGAAACGGCTGAGCGTGTAGTGTGGTTGATTGTGCAATTGGCGAAGCAGCTCAATGTCGACCTGATTGCAGAAGGGGTGGAAGATCAGGAGGCGCTCAACAAACTGTATGTGATGGGGTGCGATCAAATTCAGGGCTACTATTTTGCCAAACCGGAAGTCCCGACCAAAATTGTTCAGCAATGGCGTTCACTGCAGAGCCCCAAACAGGCATAA
- a CDS encoding peptidoglycan DD-metalloendopeptidase family protein, which yields MLPKSLYLRFSELSKRKKVSVVGVSLLVVAAISSSISNPSYPRKIELSIPESQIVESILSETAEPRRSYPDYEYEIKSGDNLSTIFNQLGFSYQELMKIMETDLNYLALDTLKPGNILRFWRGQDGHSLAKMELEFSLVERAVYARTDDGSFEFKDVKIPGKWKEYPLIGEIQGSFSQSANQLGLGSSDIDQIVSLLKDKINFVRDIRAGDRFEVVLSRQFVGEKMTGNSEIQAIKIFSRSNEVTAYLYKDGQYYDKNGESLQRAFQRYPTTQKWRMSSGFDPNRHHPVTGRIAPHNGTDFAAPIGTPVVSTGDGVVVMTRNHPYAGNYVVIQHGSTYMTRYLHLSKILVRKGQKVSRGQRIGLSGATGRVTGPHIHYELIVRGRPVDAMKANIPMANSVPKKEMASFVSRRNELDKMLAHQESLLASNSSPDNPES from the coding sequence GTGCTACCCAAGTCTCTATATTTGCGATTTTCTGAGCTTTCAAAACGTAAGAAAGTCTCAGTTGTAGGTGTATCCCTACTGGTAGTGGCAGCTATCTCATCCTCAATCAGCAATCCGTCTTACCCACGAAAAATCGAATTGTCGATTCCTGAATCGCAAATCGTGGAGTCGATTCTGTCGGAAACGGCCGAACCACGACGCTCGTATCCGGATTATGAGTATGAGATTAAATCTGGCGATAATCTGAGCACAATCTTCAATCAGTTGGGCTTTAGCTACCAAGAGCTGATGAAGATAATGGAAACCGATTTAAACTATCTCGCGTTAGATACCCTAAAACCGGGTAACATTCTTCGTTTTTGGCGAGGTCAGGATGGACACTCTCTGGCCAAAATGGAGTTGGAATTCAGCCTGGTAGAACGCGCGGTGTATGCTCGAACTGACGATGGCAGTTTTGAGTTCAAGGATGTAAAAATCCCGGGTAAGTGGAAAGAGTATCCGCTGATTGGTGAGATTCAGGGCAGTTTCTCTCAGTCTGCGAACCAACTCGGGTTAGGAAGCTCAGATATCGATCAGATCGTTTCGCTGCTGAAAGATAAAATTAATTTCGTGCGCGATATTCGTGCCGGCGATCGTTTTGAAGTGGTGCTGTCGCGTCAGTTCGTCGGTGAAAAGATGACCGGCAACAGCGAAATTCAGGCGATTAAGATTTTCAGTCGTAGCAATGAAGTCACGGCTTACTTGTACAAAGATGGCCAGTATTACGACAAAAATGGTGAAAGCCTGCAACGTGCCTTCCAGCGTTATCCAACCACGCAGAAGTGGCGTATGTCTTCGGGCTTTGACCCTAACCGTCATCACCCTGTGACTGGACGCATTGCGCCACACAACGGGACGGATTTTGCTGCGCCGATTGGTACTCCGGTCGTGTCGACGGGTGATGGTGTGGTTGTGATGACCCGTAACCACCCTTATGCGGGGAATTACGTGGTGATTCAGCACGGCAGTACTTACATGACTCGCTATCTGCACCTGAGCAAGATTCTGGTGCGTAAAGGTCAGAAAGTATCACGTGGTCAGCGCATCGGTTTGTCCGGCGCAACAGGTCGCGTGACCGGGCCGCATATTCACTATGAGTTGATTGTGCGCGGTCGTCCGGTCGATGCGATGAAAGCCAACATTCCGATGGCCAATTCGGTGCCGAAGAAAGAGATGGCCAGTTTTGTCTCTCGCCGCAACGAACTGGATAAAATGCTGGCTCATCAGGAGAGTTTGCTGGCGTCAAACAGCTCACCTGACAATCCGGAAAGTTAA